The nucleotide sequence GGTGACCACACCCGACCTGCTGACTCCCGCTCAGCAACGGTCGCTGCACAACGCGACAGCGTCCTCCGGAGGCCGCACCGTCCTCCTCGGCGCCGGACCCGCCTCGGTCGGCATACTCGCCCCCGGCGTCCGCACGGACGCTCCCGCCCAGGTCTCCGCCCGCGCCCCCCGCTGCGCCCTCCCCGCCGCCCGCCGCGCGGGCACCGTCGACATCGGCGGCGAGCGCTACACGACGGACAGCACAACCGACGACACCAGCAGGACGAACGCCTGCTACCCGAGCGACGGACTGCCCAGCCTGCTCATCACCGGCACGGGGACGGACACCGACGCCGGCACAGCCGACACCGTGCTGCTCGGCTCGCCCGACCTCCTCTACAACGAACGCCTCGACAAGCAGGGCAACGCGTCGCTGGCCCTTCAACTCCTCGGCTCCCGGCCTCATCTCGTCTGGTACCTCCCCTCGCTCACTGATCCCTCGGCAAACAGCAACGGCGATGACGGCGAAAAGAGCTTCATCGACCTCATCCCTTCCGGCTGGCTCTGGGGCACCCTCCAGCTCTTCTTCGCCGCGATACTCGCCGCCGTCTGGCGAGCACGCAGGCTGGGCCCGCTCGTCCCGGAACGGCTCCCCGTAGCGATCCGCGCCTCGGAAGCCACCGAGGGCCGCGCCCGCCTCTACCGCAAGACCAACGCCAGGGACCGCGCGGCAACGGCACTGCGCTCGGCGACCAGGGAACGGCTCGCCTCTCTTCTCGGCGTCCCGCCTGCGGACGCCCACTCCCCCCACGTCCTGACAGCCGCCGTCTCCGCGCGGCTCCCCCACGCCTCCGTGAACCCGTCAGCTCTGCTGTTCGGCCAGGCACCGGCCGAGGACGCCGCTCTCGTCCGCCTGGCCGACCAACTCGACGCCCTCGAAAGAGAGGTACGCACCTCATGAGTGCCCCGACCCCTGAGACCGCTGTGAACTCGGACAGCGCCCGCGCTTCCCTGGAGGCCCTGCGCACCGAGATCGCGAAGGCGGTGGTCGGCCAGGACTCCGCCGTCACCGGTCTTGTCGTCGCTCTCCTGTGTCGGGGTCACGTCCTGCTCGAAGGAGTCCCCGGAGTCGCGAAGACCCTCCTGGTACGAGCACTCGCAGCCTCCCTCGAACTCGACACGAAGCGCGTCCAGTTCACCCCCGATCTGATGCCCAGCGACGTCACCGGCTCGCTCATCTACGACTCCAGGACCGCAGAGTTCTCCTTCCAGCCCGGTCCCGTCTTCACCAATCTGCTGCTGGCCGACGAGATCAACCGCACCCCGCCCAAGACCCAGTCGTCACTGCTGGAGGCAATGGAGGAGCGGCAGGTCACCGTCGACGGCACCCCGCGCCCGCTGCCCGACCCGTTCCTCGTCGCGGCGACCCAGAACCCCGTCGAGTACGAAGGCACCTACCCCCTCCCGGAAGCCCAACTGGACCGCTTCCTCCTCAAGCTCACCGTCCCGCTGCCGGGCCGCGAGGACGAGATCAACGTCCTCACCCGCCATGCGGACGGCTTCAACCCGCGCGATCTCAAAGCCGCCGGGATAGGCCCCGTCGCAGGCCCCGCAGACCTGGAAGCAGCCCGCGCCGCCGTCGCCAAGACATCGGTCTCACCCGAGATCGCCGGCTATGTGGTCGATATCTGCCGTGCCACCCGTGAATCCCCCTCACTCACACTCGGCGTCTCGCCCCGAGGCGCCACCGCCCTGCTCTCCACCGCCAGGGCCTGGGCCTGGCTCACCGGCCGGGACTACGTCACCCCCGACGACGTGAAAGCCCTCGCCCTCCCCACGCTGCGCCACCGCGTCCAACTCCGCCCTGAGGCCGAGATGGAGGGAGTCACAGCGGACTCCGTCATCACCGCGCTCCTCGCCCATGTCCCCGTCCCCCGATGAGGCGATGACCCATGGCCCTCACCGGACGAACCGCGCTACTGGCGGCCCTCGGCTCCATCCCCGTGGGCCTCTTCGCCCCCAGCTGGACCGGGATCCTTGCCGTCGAAGCCCCCCTGTCCCTCGCAATTCTGTGCGACTACGCCCTGGCCGCGCCAGTGCAAAAGCTCCAATTCACCCGAAGCGGTGACACCTCAGTTCGACTCGGTGACGGCGCCGAGGTACAGCTCACCGTCACCAACCCCTCCCGCCGCCCTCTCCGCGCCCAACTCCGCGACGCCTGGCCGCCGAGCAGCTGGCAGGCAGGCACCGAACAGGCCGCGTCCCGCCACACCTTGACCGTGCCGGCAGGCGAACGCCGCAGACTCACCACACTGCTGCGCCCCAACCGCCGCGGCGACCGGCGCGCGGACCGCGTCACGGTGCGCTCGGTAGGACCGCTCGGCCTCGCGGCCCGGCAGGGCAACCACCAGGTGCCGTGGACGGTCCGCGTGCTGCCGCCCTTCACCAGCCGCAAGCACCTGCCGTCACGACTGGCCAGGCTCCGCGAACTCGACGGCCGCACCAGCGTCCTCACCCGCGGCGAGGGCACCGAATTCGACAGCCTGCGCTCGTACGTACCCGGGGACGACACCCGCTCCATCGACTGGCGGGCCACCGCACGCCAGTCAGCGGTCGCCGTACGCACCTGGCGCCCCGAACGCGACCGGCACATCCTCGTCGTCCTCGACACCGGCCGGACGTCGGCCGGCCGCGTCGGCGACATCCCGCGCCTGGACGCCTCGATGGACGCGACACTCCTGCTGGCCGCACTCGCGTCACGCGCGGGCGACAGGGTGGACCTGCTGGCCTACGACCGCAGGATCCGGGCCCAGGTGGCCCGCAGGTCGGGGGGTGACGTGCTGCCCGCCCTGGTGGCCGCGATGGCCACGCTCGAACCCGAACTGGTGGAGACGGATGCCCGCGGCCTCACGTCAGCGGTACTGAGAAACGCCAGGCGAGGTTCGCTGGTCGTACTGCTGACGACACTCGACGCGGCAGCGATCGAGGAAGGCCTGCTGCCCGTACTCCCCCAACTCACCCAGCGGCACACGGTCGTCGTGGCGTCGGTGGCCGACCCGCACGTAGAGGAAATGGCCGGCGGAC is from Streptomyces sp. NBC_00370 and encodes:
- a CDS encoding DUF4350 domain-containing protein; translation: MTSLTDPAPPVAAPPATSISPTARQIWTRGRGLLLALVILLIAGITLAALNSGEKHGRLDPRSADQFGSRATAELLKASGVSVDVATTLREATAATGPDTTLLVTTPDLLTPAQQRSLHNATASSGGRTVLLGAGPASVGILAPGVRTDAPAQVSARAPRCALPAARRAGTVDIGGERYTTDSTTDDTSRTNACYPSDGLPSLLITGTGTDTDAGTADTVLLGSPDLLYNERLDKQGNASLALQLLGSRPHLVWYLPSLTDPSANSNGDDGEKSFIDLIPSGWLWGTLQLFFAAILAAVWRARRLGPLVPERLPVAIRASEATEGRARLYRKTNARDRAATALRSATRERLASLLGVPPADAHSPHVLTAAVSARLPHASVNPSALLFGQAPAEDAALVRLADQLDALEREVRTS
- a CDS encoding AAA family ATPase, which translates into the protein MSAPTPETAVNSDSARASLEALRTEIAKAVVGQDSAVTGLVVALLCRGHVLLEGVPGVAKTLLVRALAASLELDTKRVQFTPDLMPSDVTGSLIYDSRTAEFSFQPGPVFTNLLLADEINRTPPKTQSSLLEAMEERQVTVDGTPRPLPDPFLVAATQNPVEYEGTYPLPEAQLDRFLLKLTVPLPGREDEINVLTRHADGFNPRDLKAAGIGPVAGPADLEAARAAVAKTSVSPEIAGYVVDICRATRESPSLTLGVSPRGATALLSTARAWAWLTGRDYVTPDDVKALALPTLRHRVQLRPEAEMEGVTADSVITALLAHVPVPR
- a CDS encoding DUF58 domain-containing protein, translated to MALTGRTALLAALGSIPVGLFAPSWTGILAVEAPLSLAILCDYALAAPVQKLQFTRSGDTSVRLGDGAEVQLTVTNPSRRPLRAQLRDAWPPSSWQAGTEQAASRHTLTVPAGERRRLTTLLRPNRRGDRRADRVTVRSVGPLGLAARQGNHQVPWTVRVLPPFTSRKHLPSRLARLRELDGRTSVLTRGEGTEFDSLRSYVPGDDTRSIDWRATARQSAVAVRTWRPERDRHILVVLDTGRTSAGRVGDIPRLDASMDATLLLAALASRAGDRVDLLAYDRRIRAQVARRSGGDVLPALVAAMATLEPELVETDARGLTSAVLRNARRGSLVVLLTTLDAAAIEEGLLPVLPQLTQRHTVVVASVADPHVEEMAGGRGTVDTVYEAAAGSQAQAGRRRTAEQLQRYGVTVVDATPEKLAPALADAYLALKAAGRL